One Paenibacillus sp. SYP-B4298 genomic window, ATCTCATCGCTCCCGCCCCTCTCATTCAATTCATCCTATGAAAGAGGGGACAAGAATATGAGAACAAACAAAAAGAGACAGATGAAATCTGGCTCTTTGACAAATGATAAGATTGGTTAGCATCCTTATTCTCCATCTTCGCCCATGTCCCACAGACATGATCAAAGCGAGGACAAGGATGCCAGAGCGCAGCGAGCACGCCTTCCAACTATTTGTTTGCGTCCTGAGGCTGTGCAGCGAGCACGGCCTTGCGAGACAAGTTAACACGGCCTTGCTGATCAATCTCGGTGACCTTCACTGTAATCTTATCGCCGACCTGGACCACATCCTCGGTCTTCGCCACACGTTCAGCAGCCAACTGCGAGATATGAACAAGACCTTCCTTGTTAGGCAAAATCTCGACGAAGCAGCCGAATTTCTCCACCCGCTTAACCGTACCCTCATAGATTTCGCCAACAACGACTTCCTTGACGATCCCTTCGATGATCGACTTGGCCTTCTGGTTCATCTCCTCATTAGAAGAGGCGATAAATACAGTACCGTCTTGCTCAATATCAATCTTGACGCCGGTCTCCTCAATAATCTTGTTGATGATCTTGCCGCCTGCGCCAATAACATCGCGGATTTTGTCCGGGTTAATGTGCAGGATCAAAATCTTAGGCGCATATTGGGACAGGCTCGTGCGCGGTTGCTGAATAATCTCCAGCATCTTGCCCAAGATGAACATCCGTCCTTCACGTGCCTGCTCCAGCGCCTGATTCAAGATGTTGCGATCGATACCATCGATCTTGATATCCATCTGAATCGCCGTTACGCCTGCAGCCGTACCTGCCACCTTGAAGTCCATATCTCCCAGATGATCCTCAAGCCCTTGAATGTCGGTCAGGATGGAGAAATGCTCGCCTTCCTTGATCAGACCCATCGCTACCCCGGCAACCGGCGCTTTAATCGGCACGCCCGCATCCATCATCGCCAGTGTGCTGGCACAGATGCTCGCTTGCGAGGAAGATCCATTCGATTCCAGCACCTCGGATACGAGACGAATCGTATAAGGGAACTCATTCTCTGGCGGGATAACCTTAGACAAGGCCCGCTCGCCAAGCGCCCCATGACCGATCTCGCGACGACCAGGCGCACGCAGCGGTCTAGCTTCGCCAACAGAGAATGGCGGGAAGTTATAGTGATGCATGAAACGCTTCGATTCCTCCAGGCTGATGCCATCCAAAATCTGAACATCGCCCAGTGCGCCAAGCGTACAGATGCTGAGTGCTTGCGTCTGGCCACGAGTAAACAAGCCGGAGCCATGCGTGCGCGGCAGCAGCGATACATCACATTCGATCGGACGGATTTCATTCAGCTTGCGACCATCAGGGCGAACCTTGTCCACCGTTATAAGTCTGCGTACCTCTTCCTTGACAATGTCATGCAGCACTTCCTTCACATCATCCAGAAGCTCTGGCGAATC contains:
- the pnp gene encoding polyribonucleotide nucleotidyltransferase, with the translated sequence MLQRVEMQLGGRPLILETGRLAKQANAAVTVRYGDTVVLCTVTASSQPKDLDFFPLTVNYEERLYAVGKIPGGFIKREGRPSEKAILASRLTDRPIRPLFPEGFRNDVQILDLVMSVDQNCSPEIAAMIGTSAALSISDVPFNGPIGGVIVGRVDGKFIINPTVEEEEKSDIHVVVAGTKDAIMMVEAEADEVPESVMLEAIMFGHDEIKLIVAKQEELVAVAGKPKMEVVLHAVNEEVNAAVRDYAKDRLVEAIRIEEKHARQDAIDAVEAEAVTHFETVYADSPELLDDVKEVLHDIVKEEVRRLITVDKVRPDGRKLNEIRPIECDVSLLPRTHGSGLFTRGQTQALSICTLGALGDVQILDGISLEESKRFMHHYNFPPFSVGEARPLRAPGRREIGHGALGERALSKVIPPENEFPYTIRLVSEVLESNGSSSQASICASTLAMMDAGVPIKAPVAGVAMGLIKEGEHFSILTDIQGLEDHLGDMDFKVAGTAAGVTAIQMDIKIDGIDRNILNQALEQAREGRMFILGKMLEIIQQPRTSLSQYAPKILILHINPDKIRDVIGAGGKIINKIIEETGVKIDIEQDGTVFIASSNEEMNQKAKSIIEGIVKEVVVGEIYEGTVKRVEKFGCFVEILPNKEGLVHISQLAAERVAKTEDVVQVGDKITVKVTEIDQQGRVNLSRKAVLAAQPQDANK